A part of Onthophagus taurus isolate NC chromosome 7, IU_Otau_3.0, whole genome shotgun sequence genomic DNA contains:
- the LOC111422800 gene encoding uncharacterized protein, producing MCEQVFDPPIIGFDIETIKLSLERSKRLKLFLDNVESLINIRTSTPLKGRKDFRWDNICKEAFKMMASAAKIIDNDSGYISNHQESNSTDIYQETMSHNTKDKFVYMNEDALLEKPISSDQSRIEDSVSCEETECFPGLKDSMDEESGISEETNVSPFISNIDPIVLTEETLEKIVQSVPKIDLITENCDNDSNAENNANYLNIHSRTATLLSLSILDKNKEKEVAKSVEKSIEEPQKSSYKNVQLFNIIQTPQKSYKNPINPNFSPDLFSDNELDTSQNSPIPKVEFKEKYILRQDRKLYRRAKEMLIGVPPPICLQHVNLNVSDMLKRYEENKHLILTKEEVEEKNLKGESSSKNCEATFLITQNGFESIRKEFPSVLEERYYGLHYNRSKLSEEMEQLAMKYASKYIGSETQSSCTVFRTNFPSSPSKVSNKLRWTIKSPGKRLSHLARRRITFSSATLQAQTRQIAVDPSRLKVLSRNRSPLKKSPRKTPKKSPTKKIKTPSSSAKKKLSLQIRLMAEQMPGSSKIANTKRALFQSPEKGMKNSCGGSTNKVHQVHHVLSQTVTSKDSISPFRRRTNLKCVLFASPTKSSPSKIGNKRKRTDSETVHPSKLPRSFSLSEVNENKQINHSLVRVKSEAFIRSPAQRIELSETHKKKLLWAIYETLRAQKINMSHPNYKQYAGVLCRVTKRYLPDLSANAPRPEGGTSERMLKIARLHVGAVLQGKSVDEIVQEYEQRRLKTLKPSGYVSLENVKKMDVSQAKENVLKENDVNLKDRDNVLKDRVNVQSVGVNLVNREVKKVDRIDKVRKVINF from the exons atgtgCGAGCAGGTCTTTGACCCGCCAATTATTGGATTCGATATTGAAACGATTAAGTTGTCTTTAGAACGAAGTAAAcggttaaaattatttcttgataACGTTGAAAGTTTGATTAACATTCGGACGAGTACCCCATTAAAAGGTCGAAAAGATTTTCGTTGGGATAATATTTGTAAAGAAGCTTTTAAGATGATGGCGTCAGCCGCCAAAATTATTGATAACGATAGCGGTTACATTTCGAATCATCAAGAATCAAATTCAACAGATATATATCAAGAAACAATGTCTCATAATACTAAAGATAAATTTGTGTATATGAATGAGGACGCTTTATTAGAAAAACCCATTAGTTCTGATCAATCGAGAATTGAAGATTCTGTTAGTTGTGAAGAAACTGAATGTTTTCCCGGTTTAAAAGACTCCATGGACGAAGAATCTGGAATATCAGAAGAAACCAATGTAAGCCctttcatttcaaatattgacCCAATTGTTTTAACCGAGGAaacattagaaaaaattgttcaaagtgTACCTAAAATAGATTTAATTACGGAAAACTGTGATAATGACTCAAATGCTGAAAATAATGCAAATTACTTAAATATTCATTCAAGAACAGCTACCCTATTATCTTTATCAATacttgataaaaataaagaaaaagaagtagCAAAATCTGTCGAAAAATCTATTGAAGAGCCCCAAAAAAGTTCGTATAAAAATGTACAGTTGTTTAATATAATTCAAACACCtcaaaaatcgtataaaaatCCAATAAATCCCAACTTTAGTCCTGATTTATTCTCCGATAACGAATTAGATACTTCGCAAAATTCTCCAATTCCAAAAGTGGAGtttaaagaaaagtatatTTTGAGACAAGATAGAAAATTATATCGTAGAGCTAAAGAAATGTTAATCGGGGTTCCACCTCCTATTTGTTTACAAcatgttaatttaaatgtcagtgATATGCTCAAAAGATACgaagaaaataaacatttaattttaacgaaagAAGAAGTTGAGGAGAAAAACTTGAAAGGTGAAAGCAGCTCAAAAAATTGTGAAGCAACTTTCTTAATCACCCAAAATGGATTTGAATCTATCAGAAAAGAATTTCCAAGTGTTTTGGAAGAAAGATATTATGGACTACA ttATAACCGAAGTAAACTTTCGGAAGAAATGGAACAATTAGCAATGAAATACGCTTCAAAATATATTGGTTCCGAAACACAATCATCTTGTACAGTATTTCGAACAAATTTCCCATCTAGTCCATCAAAAGTATCCAATAAACTTCGTTGGACAATAAAATCCCCTGGAAAAAGACTTAGCCATTTAGCAAGACGTAGAATAACATTTTCCAGCGCAACTCTCCAAGCGCAAACGCGACAAATAGCAGTCGATCCCAGTCGATTAAAAGTTTTATCACGAAATCGAAGCCCGTTAAAGAAATCACCACGTAAAACACCCAAAAAAAGTCCaacgaaaaaaatcaaaacccCCTCCAGTTCggcaaagaaaaaattatcacTTCAAATACGTTTAATGGCCGAACAAATGCCTGGATCTTCAAAAATCGCCAATACAAAACGCGCTTTATTTCAAAGTCCCGAGAAAGGCATGAAGAATAGTTGCGGTGGAAGTACGAATAAAGTCCATCAAGTTCATCATGTTTTAAGTCAAACCGTAACGAGTAAAGATTCGATTTCACCGTTTCGACGAAGAACGAATTTAAAATGCGTTTTATTCGCTTCCCCGACGAAATCATCGCCTTctaaaattggaaataaacGAAAACGTACCGATTCGGAAACTGTACATCCTTCAAAACTGCCGAGATCGTTTTCGTTAAGTGAAGTTAatgaaaacaaacaaattaaccACAGTTTGGTTAGAGTTAAAAGTGAAGCTTTTATTCGAAGTCCCGCACAACGAATTGAATTAAGTGAAACACacaaaaag aAATTACTTTGGGCAATTTACGAAACACTGCGtgctcaaaaaattaatatgtctCATCCAAATTACAAACAATATGCAGGAGTCCTTTGCAGAGTTACAAAAAGATATCTTCCGGATTTATCAGCGAATGCTCCGCGTCCGGAAGGTGGGACAAGTGAacgaatgttaaagatagccCGTTTACATGTAGGTGCCGTTTTACAAGGAAAATCGGTCGATGAAATCGTTCAAGAGTACGAACAAAGaagattaaaaactttaaagccGTCCGGTTACGTTTCTcttgaaaatgtgaaaaaaatgGATGTTTCACAAGCGaaagaaaacgttttaaaagaaaatgatgttaatttaaaagatagaGATAACGTTTTAAAAGATAGAGTTAATGTTCAAAGTGTAGGTGTAAATTTGGTAAATAGAGAGGTGAAAAAAGTTGATAGAATTGATAAAGTTCGGaaggttattaatttttaa